Proteins from a single region of Abyssalbus ytuae:
- the galE gene encoding UDP-glucose 4-epimerase GalE, producing the protein MKILVTGGLGFIGSHTVVELQNEGFEVVIIDNLSNSSISVLDGIYNITGKKPIFEKLDLREKQKVQDFFKKYNDIEGVIHFAASKAVGESVEKPLLYYENNIGSLVYLLQELTKKEKANFIFSSSCTVYGQADKLPITEDAPIKKAESPYGNTKQIGEEIIQDTCKVEKALQAISLRYFNPIGAHPTTEIGELPIGVPQNLVPFITQTGVGMRECLSVFGNDYPTEDGTCIRDYIHVVDLAKAHVVALKRLLNNENAENYEVFNLGTGKGSSVLEVINSFEKVSGEKLNYKIVDRRQGDITAAYADTTRANKKLGWKAQSTLDDAMLSAWKWQQKINN; encoded by the coding sequence ATGAAAATATTAGTAACCGGTGGTTTAGGATTTATAGGCTCACATACTGTGGTCGAACTTCAGAATGAAGGTTTTGAAGTGGTTATAATAGATAATTTGTCAAATTCTTCTATCTCTGTTTTAGATGGGATATATAATATAACAGGCAAAAAGCCAATATTTGAAAAGCTTGATCTGAGAGAAAAACAAAAAGTACAGGATTTTTTTAAAAAATATAATGATATAGAAGGAGTAATTCATTTTGCAGCATCAAAAGCTGTGGGGGAAAGTGTTGAAAAACCTCTTTTATATTATGAAAACAATATAGGTTCTTTAGTTTATTTACTTCAGGAACTAACCAAAAAAGAAAAAGCTAATTTTATATTTAGTTCTTCCTGTACTGTATACGGCCAGGCTGACAAGTTGCCTATAACGGAAGATGCCCCAATAAAAAAAGCCGAATCTCCATACGGAAATACCAAACAAATTGGAGAGGAAATAATACAAGATACCTGTAAAGTGGAAAAAGCCCTTCAGGCAATCTCCTTACGTTATTTTAATCCTATTGGAGCGCATCCCACAACTGAAATAGGAGAGTTGCCAATTGGAGTCCCACAAAACCTGGTGCCTTTTATAACACAAACAGGGGTGGGAATGAGGGAGTGCCTTTCTGTTTTTGGTAACGATTATCCTACTGAAGATGGTACCTGTATAAGAGATTATATTCATGTGGTAGATTTAGCCAAAGCCCATGTCGTAGCTTTAAAAAGACTACTTAATAATGAGAATGCTGAAAACTATGAGGTGTTTAATTTAGGAACAGGCAAAGGAAGTTCTGTTTTAGAAGTTATAAACAGTTTTGAAAAAGTTTCAGGTGAAAAATTAAATTATAAAATTGTAGACAGGAGGCAGGGAGATATTACTGCTGCCTATGCCGATACCACCAGGGCAAATAAAAAATTAGGCTGGAAAGCACAATCCACTTTAGACGATGCAATGCTTTCTGCCTGGAAGTGGCAACAAAAAATTAACAATTAA
- a CDS encoding metal-dependent hydrolase family protein, producing the protein MKKILLSVFLFSFFITAAQDTYLYCGKLFDSEKGKILSEKTIIVKSNKVISVENGFVDPKSEKDKIIDLKNKTVLPGLIDMHVHIESETNPKRYMARFTNNEADIAFESVVYAERTLMAGFTTVRDLGGTGVNIALRKAIGKGFVKGPRIYTAGKSIATTGGHADPSNGMKKDWMGDPGPKEGVVNSPEEGRKAVRQRYKNGADVIKITATGGVLSVAKSGRNPQFTVEEIKAITETAKDYGMLVAAHAHGDEGMQRAIIGGVKTIEHGTFMSDETMELMKKYNAYLVPTITAGKEVAEKAEVEGYYPEIVVPKAKEVGPQIQGTFARAYKKGVPIVFGTDAGVFPHGLNAKEFYYMAEAGMPVIEAVKCATVIPAMLLGEEKTLGKIQQGYYADIIAVNENPVENVKTLENVVFVMKDGIVYKNEL; encoded by the coding sequence ATGAAGAAAATTTTACTCTCTGTTTTTTTATTTTCCTTTTTTATTACCGCTGCCCAGGATACTTATTTGTATTGTGGAAAACTGTTTGATTCTGAAAAAGGCAAAATTCTTTCAGAAAAAACCATCATTGTTAAGAGCAATAAAGTAATAAGTGTTGAAAATGGTTTTGTTGATCCAAAATCAGAAAAAGATAAGATAATAGACCTGAAAAATAAAACTGTGTTGCCGGGGTTAATAGATATGCATGTGCATATTGAGAGTGAAACAAACCCTAAAAGGTATATGGCTCGTTTTACTAATAATGAAGCTGACATTGCTTTTGAATCGGTTGTATACGCCGAAAGAACCCTTATGGCAGGTTTTACTACGGTAAGGGATTTGGGAGGAACAGGAGTAAACATAGCATTAAGAAAGGCAATTGGTAAAGGCTTTGTAAAAGGGCCACGGATTTATACAGCAGGTAAATCAATAGCCACAACAGGCGGACATGCAGATCCTTCTAATGGAATGAAAAAAGATTGGATGGGTGACCCGGGACCCAAAGAAGGAGTGGTAAACTCTCCTGAAGAGGGTAGAAAAGCGGTGAGACAACGGTATAAAAACGGTGCTGATGTAATTAAAATTACTGCTACCGGTGGTGTGCTAAGTGTGGCAAAAAGTGGAAGAAATCCCCAGTTTACAGTGGAAGAAATTAAAGCCATAACCGAAACTGCAAAAGATTACGGAATGTTAGTAGCGGCACATGCCCATGGTGACGAAGGAATGCAACGTGCCATTATAGGTGGAGTAAAAACCATAGAACATGGTACCTTTATGAGTGATGAAACAATGGAGCTCATGAAAAAATACAATGCATATCTGGTGCCTACTATTACTGCTGGTAAGGAAGTTGCTGAAAAGGCTGAAGTAGAAGGATATTATCCTGAAATTGTAGTGCCAAAAGCTAAAGAAGTAGGTCCTCAAATACAAGGCACGTTTGCCAGGGCATACAAAAAAGGCGTTCCCATTGTTTTTGGCACCGATGCAGGAGTTTTTCCTCATGGTTTAAATGCTAAGGAATTTTATTATATGGCCGAAGCCGGCATGCCGGTAATAGAAGCTGTTAAATGTGCAACCGTAATTCCGGCAATGCTTCTGGGAGAAGAAAAAACATTAGGTAAAATACAGCAAGGTTATTATGCCGACATAATTGCAGTTAATGAAAACCCTGTGGAAAATGTCAAAACTCTCGAAAATGTGGTTTTTGTTATGAAAGACGGGATTGTATATAAAAATGAACTTTAA
- a CDS encoding winged helix-turn-helix transcriptional regulator, whose amino-acid sequence MLSKGGCPKTMLSIKDALEVLEGKWKLLILFSLSGGPKRFKEISREVVGITDKTLSKELKNLETNQLVKREVFDTFPPKVQYSITEHGMSLEKVLDELHFWGLFHRKKIIGK is encoded by the coding sequence ATGTTATCAAAAGGCGGTTGTCCAAAAACGATGCTTTCTATCAAAGATGCTCTTGAAGTTCTTGAGGGAAAATGGAAATTATTGATTTTATTTTCTTTGTCTGGCGGTCCAAAACGATTTAAAGAGATTAGTCGGGAAGTTGTCGGCATAACAGATAAAACGTTATCTAAAGAATTGAAAAATCTGGAAACAAACCAATTAGTCAAAAGAGAAGTGTTCGACACTTTTCCTCCAAAAGTTCAATACTCAATTACGGAACACGGAATGTCATTGGAAAAAGTCTTGGACGAATTACATTTTTGGGGGTTGTTCCATAGAAAAAAAATAATCGGTAAGTAG
- a CDS encoding 3-deoxy-D-manno-octulosonic acid transferase — translation MIFLYNILINIISFFLKIVAAFNDKIKLFVEGRREVFQYLKKNIGSSDKIIWFHTASLGEFEQGLPVIEDTKAQFPDHKILVTFFSPSGYEVKKNSKAAHYICYLPLDTKKNAKKFLETVNPKLAIFVKYEFWPNYLAQLKKRNINTLLISGIFRKEQIFFKPLGGFMRISLKTFNHFFVQDENSQKLLNDIGLKNVTVSGDTRFDRVTEILEKDNTLDFIENFKQNKLCFVAGSTWPEDESLIVNFINDYPHNDCKFIIAPHNIKPAHITDLKLSLNKKTLLFSQKKDSPLSDFDVFIVDTIGILTKIYSYADIAYVGGGMGSTGLHNTLEPAVYGVPVIIGKNYSTFKEARDLINLGGILSISSQEIFNKNLLELLKNSHLRHKLGDINQQYINKNKGAKIQIGYQIRKLL, via the coding sequence GTGATTTTTTTATATAACATCCTGATAAATATCATATCCTTTTTTCTTAAAATAGTTGCAGCTTTTAATGATAAAATAAAATTATTTGTTGAAGGGAGAAGGGAAGTTTTCCAATATTTAAAGAAAAATATTGGCTCTTCAGATAAAATTATATGGTTTCATACTGCATCTTTAGGAGAATTTGAACAAGGATTACCTGTTATAGAAGATACAAAAGCACAATTTCCTGACCATAAAATTCTTGTTACTTTTTTTTCACCCTCCGGTTATGAGGTAAAAAAGAATAGTAAAGCAGCTCACTATATTTGTTATTTACCGTTAGACACAAAAAAGAATGCAAAAAAATTCCTGGAAACGGTAAACCCGAAACTGGCAATATTTGTAAAGTATGAATTCTGGCCAAATTATTTAGCCCAACTTAAAAAAAGAAATATTAATACCCTGTTGATTTCGGGTATATTCAGAAAAGAGCAAATTTTTTTTAAACCCCTGGGGGGATTTATGAGAATTTCATTAAAAACATTCAATCATTTTTTTGTACAGGATGAAAACTCCCAAAAGCTTCTCAACGATATTGGTTTAAAAAACGTAACGGTAAGCGGAGATACCCGGTTTGACCGGGTTACAGAAATACTGGAAAAAGATAATACTCTTGATTTCATTGAAAATTTTAAACAAAACAAACTATGCTTTGTAGCCGGAAGCACATGGCCTGAAGATGAATCATTAATAGTCAATTTTATAAATGATTATCCTCATAATGATTGCAAATTCATTATTGCCCCTCATAACATTAAACCTGCTCATATTACAGATTTAAAATTAAGCCTGAATAAAAAAACCCTTCTGTTTTCTCAAAAAAAAGATAGCCCTCTTTCTGATTTTGACGTTTTTATAGTTGACACCATAGGTATTCTTACTAAAATATACAGTTATGCCGATATTGCTTACGTAGGAGGCGGAATGGGGTCGACAGGTTTACATAACACTCTGGAACCGGCTGTGTATGGAGTACCTGTTATCATAGGAAAAAATTATTCAACTTTTAAAGAAGCCAGAGACCTGATTAATCTGGGAGGCATTTTATCAATTTCAAGCCAGGAAATTTTTAATAAAAATTTACTTGAATTACTAAAAAACAGTCATTTAAGGCATAAATTAGGAGATATAAATCAACAATATATTAATAAAAATAAAGGTGCAAAAATCCAAATAGGTTATCAAATTCGTAAATTATTATAG
- a CDS encoding DoxX family protein codes for MTNQKNSKVLNVTLWIFQILLAVTFIWAGAMKLFQPDELPWLWVKEKPELVTISGILDLLAGFGLTLPSLLQVQPKMTIYAAYGTIVLMISASIFHIMRGEGNQIGFNIFILLSAIFIAWGRWKKVLIEQKNKNSH; via the coding sequence ATGACAAATCAGAAAAATTCTAAAGTGCTTAACGTTACTCTATGGATATTTCAAATCCTTTTGGCAGTAACATTTATTTGGGCAGGTGCAATGAAATTATTTCAACCAGATGAACTACCTTGGTTGTGGGTAAAAGAAAAACCTGAATTAGTAACAATTTCGGGAATTTTAGACTTATTAGCAGGTTTCGGATTGACCTTGCCTTCTTTACTACAAGTTCAACCAAAAATGACAATATATGCTGCCTATGGAACAATCGTTCTAATGATTTCAGCAAGCATATTTCACATTATGAGAGGAGAAGGAAACCAAATAGGGTTCAATATCTTCATTTTGCTTTCTGCCATATTCATTGCATGGGGAAGATGGAAAAAAGTACTAATAGAACAAAAAAATAAAAACAGCCACTAA
- a CDS encoding DegT/DnrJ/EryC1/StrS family aminotransferase, with translation MKKIQMVDLGGQYKPIKNKVDTYISEILESSAFINGPHVHAFQKELEDYLKVKHVIPCANGTDALQITMMGLGLQPGDEVITADFTFAATVEVIALLQLTPVLVDVEEDTFNINIEAVKKAITPKTKAIVPVHLFGQCANMEEIMAVAKEYNLYVIEDNAQAIGSTYNFSDGRKAKAGTIGNVAATSFFPSKNLGCYGDGGAIFTNDDELAHTIRGIVNHGMYERYHHDVVGVNSRLDSIQAAVLRAKLPNLDNYNNARLNAANKYDEAFKDIPHIIIPYRDSKITTHVFHQYTLRVTNGKRDELVKHLGENGIPCGVYYPIPLHKQKAYADKRYNEDDFSVTNMLVKEVISLPMHTELDDEQIDFITTKVIEFVNK, from the coding sequence ATGAAAAAAATTCAAATGGTTGACCTCGGAGGTCAATACAAGCCTATAAAGAATAAAGTAGATACATACATTTCTGAAATTTTAGAGTCCTCTGCATTTATTAACGGCCCTCACGTACACGCTTTTCAAAAAGAATTAGAAGATTATTTAAAAGTTAAACATGTTATTCCTTGTGCCAATGGTACCGATGCCCTGCAAATTACCATGATGGGATTGGGTTTGCAACCCGGCGATGAAGTAATAACGGCCGATTTTACATTTGCAGCAACCGTGGAGGTTATAGCTTTGTTACAACTCACTCCGGTTCTCGTAGATGTAGAAGAAGATACGTTTAATATTAATATAGAAGCTGTAAAAAAAGCAATTACTCCTAAAACCAAAGCCATAGTTCCAGTTCATTTATTTGGCCAATGTGCAAATATGGAAGAAATAATGGCGGTTGCCAAAGAATATAATTTATATGTAATAGAGGATAATGCCCAGGCAATAGGGTCTACTTACAATTTTTCTGATGGAAGAAAAGCGAAAGCCGGAACCATAGGAAATGTTGCTGCAACCTCCTTTTTTCCTTCAAAAAACCTGGGATGTTATGGAGATGGGGGAGCCATTTTTACCAATGATGATGAACTTGCACATACAATAAGAGGGATAGTTAATCATGGAATGTACGAAAGATATCATCATGATGTGGTTGGGGTGAACTCAAGGTTAGATTCTATCCAGGCAGCTGTACTAAGAGCTAAATTGCCAAATCTTGACAATTATAATAATGCCAGGCTTAATGCAGCAAATAAGTATGATGAAGCATTTAAAGATATTCCTCATATCATAATACCATACAGAGATAGTAAAATAACAACACATGTATTCCATCAGTATACTTTACGCGTAACCAATGGAAAAAGAGATGAATTGGTTAAGCATTTAGGAGAAAATGGCATACCATGTGGAGTTTATTATCCTATACCTTTACATAAACAAAAAGCTTATGCAGACAAGAGATATAATGAAGATGATTTTTCAGTTACCAATATGCTCGTAAAAGAAGTAATTTCATTGCCAATGCATACAGAGTTGGACGATGAACAAATAGATTTTATAACAACCAAAGTAATAGAATTTGTAAATAAATAA